In Candidatus Desulforudis audaxviator MP104C, a genomic segment contains:
- the argB gene encoding acetylglutamate kinase, giving the protein MELTALDKAGILVEALPYIKKFYGKIVVIKYGGHAMVDRRLKQAVIQDVVLMKYVGMHPVLVHGGGPDITDMLRKLGKESDFVNGLRVTDRETMEIVEMVLVGKINKEIVALINKTGGHAIGLCGKDADLFEAAKKMPEVRKADGSWEPVDIGFVGEVARVNPEIIKNVIKEGYIPVIAPTAVGPDGESYNINADYVAGKLAAALQADKLVLLTDVEGIMRRPGDRESRMSVIRMEEVGPLRESGVISGGMLPKVEACLDALRAGVNRTHILNGRQPHAVLLEIFTDEGIGTMVLP; this is encoded by the coding sequence ATGGAGCTTACGGCGCTGGATAAAGCGGGAATTCTGGTGGAAGCCCTGCCGTACATCAAGAAATTCTACGGCAAAATCGTGGTCATCAAGTACGGCGGCCACGCCATGGTCGACCGCCGTCTGAAGCAGGCGGTGATCCAGGACGTCGTACTGATGAAGTACGTGGGCATGCACCCGGTACTGGTGCACGGGGGCGGTCCGGACATCACCGACATGCTGCGCAAACTCGGCAAGGAATCGGACTTCGTCAACGGCCTGCGGGTTACCGACCGCGAGACAATGGAGATCGTGGAGATGGTCCTGGTCGGCAAGATCAACAAGGAAATCGTCGCCCTGATCAACAAGACCGGCGGGCATGCCATCGGGCTGTGTGGCAAGGACGCCGACCTTTTCGAAGCGGCCAAGAAAATGCCCGAGGTTCGTAAAGCCGACGGCAGCTGGGAACCCGTGGACATCGGCTTCGTGGGCGAAGTGGCCCGGGTGAACCCCGAGATCATCAAAAATGTGATCAAGGAAGGGTACATCCCGGTCATCGCGCCAACCGCGGTCGGCCCGGACGGGGAGAGCTACAACATCAACGCCGACTACGTGGCGGGGAAACTGGCCGCCGCGCTGCAGGCCGACAAGCTGGTCCTCCTGACCGACGTGGAGGGGATCATGCGGCGGCCGGGCGACCGGGAATCCCGGATGTCGGTCATCCGAATGGAAGAGGTCGGCCCCCTCAGGGAGTCCGGTGTCATCAGCGGCGGCATGCTGCCCAAGGTCGAGGCCTGCCTGGATGCGCTCCGGGCCGGGGTGAACCGCACCCACATCCTGAACGGTCGCCAACCGCACGCCGTCTTGCTGGAGATCTTTACCGACGAAGGCATCGGCACCATGGTCCTCCCTTAA
- a CDS encoding acetylornithine transaminase yields MDQEEIITQAGRCLMQTYGRLPLALVRGEGAYVWDAAGRRYLDFVSGLAVNGLGHCHPRVVEAIRAQAGVLMHCSNLYHIEPQVRLAGLLIENSALDRVFFCNSGAEAVETAIKLARKWAKKRHGPERYEIITALQSFHGRTLAAIAATGQPKYQQGFEPLPPGFSYVPFNDLDALRAAVGEHTCAVMLEPVQGEGGVNVAAPDYLPGVRALCDELGLLLILDEVQTGIGRTGRFFAHEHYGITPDIMSLAKSLGAGFPIGAALAREDVAAAFTPGDHASTFGGNPLACAAATAAVETILESGFLDQVTRTAGHFRRRLEELRARFPMIKEVRGLGMLIGAELNRDAAKAVQGRCQESGLLINAIGDRILRFLPPLTVTTAEVDAAVDILTTALAQESEG; encoded by the coding sequence TTGGACCAGGAGGAGATTATCACGCAGGCAGGGCGCTGCCTGATGCAGACTTACGGCCGCCTGCCGCTGGCCCTGGTGCGCGGCGAGGGTGCCTACGTCTGGGACGCCGCGGGCCGCCGGTACCTGGACTTCGTATCCGGTCTGGCCGTGAACGGCCTGGGCCACTGCCACCCGCGGGTGGTCGAAGCGATACGGGCGCAGGCCGGAGTGCTCATGCACTGCTCGAACCTGTACCACATCGAACCGCAGGTGCGCTTGGCCGGACTCCTGATCGAAAACTCCGCGCTGGACCGGGTTTTCTTCTGCAACAGCGGGGCGGAGGCGGTGGAGACGGCCATCAAGCTCGCCCGCAAGTGGGCCAAGAAGCGCCACGGCCCGGAACGCTACGAGATCATCACCGCGCTGCAGTCTTTCCACGGCCGGACGCTCGCGGCGATTGCCGCCACCGGGCAGCCCAAGTACCAGCAGGGGTTCGAGCCGCTGCCCCCGGGTTTTAGCTACGTCCCCTTCAACGACCTGGACGCCCTGCGGGCCGCCGTGGGGGAACACACCTGCGCGGTGATGCTGGAACCGGTCCAGGGCGAGGGCGGGGTGAACGTCGCCGCCCCGGACTACCTGCCCGGGGTGCGCGCGCTCTGCGATGAACTCGGACTCCTGCTGATCCTGGACGAGGTGCAGACCGGCATCGGCCGCACCGGGCGGTTCTTCGCGCACGAGCACTACGGGATCACGCCGGACATCATGTCCCTGGCGAAGTCGCTGGGGGCCGGGTTCCCGATCGGCGCCGCCCTGGCCCGCGAGGACGTGGCTGCCGCTTTCACGCCGGGCGACCACGCGTCGACCTTCGGAGGCAACCCCCTGGCCTGCGCGGCCGCGACGGCCGCGGTGGAGACCATCCTGGAGAGCGGCTTCCTCGACCAGGTGACGCGGACAGCCGGGCACTTCCGCCGCCGGCTGGAGGAATTGCGGGCGCGTTTCCCCATGATCAAGGAGGTGAGGGGTCTCGGGATGCTCATCGGCGCCGAACTGAACCGCGACGCCGCCAAAGCCGTGCAGGGGCGCTGCCAGGAGTCGGGGCTTCTGATCAACGCCATCGGCGACCGCATTCTCCGCTTCCTGCCGCCGCTGACGGTGACCACGGCCGAGGTGGACGCGGCGGTGGACATCCTGACCACCGCTCTGGCCCAAGAAAGCGAGGGATAA
- a CDS encoding argininosuccinate synthase, with translation MAKVVLAYSGGLDTSIIIPWLKENYGYDVIAMVADLGQGDDYDAVREKALKSGAAGVHVRDVKREFVEDYLFPLVRSGAVYEGKYLLGTSVARPLIAKCLVETAEAEGAEAVAHGATGKGNDQVRFEVSVMALNPDLKVVAPWREWDIRSRQEAMAYAAARGIPVPATKERPFSMDQNLWHLSHEGGVLEDPGNAPPEDLYLLTVPPERAPDRPTYVELEFERGVPKRLDGAAVDPVTLVERLNALGGANGVGIVDMVENRLVGMKSRGVYETPGGTILVAAHRELELLTLDRNTLHFKDTIAVRYAELVYDGLWFTPLREALDAFVTETQKPVTGRVRLKLYKGNCVPAGAWSPCSLYDQELSTFEEDEVYDQKDAAGFINLFGLPVRIQARVRRRNR, from the coding sequence ATGGCCAAAGTAGTGCTGGCCTATTCCGGCGGCCTGGATACATCGATCATCATTCCGTGGCTTAAAGAAAACTATGGTTATGACGTCATCGCCATGGTGGCCGACCTGGGACAGGGGGACGACTACGACGCGGTCCGGGAAAAGGCGCTCAAAAGCGGCGCCGCCGGGGTGCACGTCCGGGACGTGAAACGCGAGTTCGTGGAAGACTACCTCTTCCCGCTGGTCCGCTCCGGCGCCGTCTACGAGGGGAAATACCTCCTGGGCACTTCGGTCGCCCGCCCGCTGATCGCGAAATGCCTGGTGGAGACGGCCGAGGCCGAGGGCGCGGAAGCCGTCGCGCACGGCGCCACCGGCAAGGGCAACGACCAGGTGCGCTTCGAGGTCAGCGTGATGGCCTTAAACCCCGACCTGAAGGTGGTCGCACCCTGGCGCGAGTGGGACATCCGCTCCCGCCAGGAGGCCATGGCCTACGCGGCCGCGCGCGGCATCCCGGTGCCGGCCACCAAGGAACGCCCGTTCAGCATGGACCAGAACCTCTGGCACCTGAGCCACGAGGGGGGCGTGCTGGAGGACCCGGGGAACGCGCCCCCGGAAGACCTGTACCTCCTGACCGTCCCGCCCGAGCGGGCGCCCGACCGGCCCACCTACGTGGAACTGGAGTTCGAGCGGGGCGTCCCGAAGCGGCTGGACGGTGCCGCCGTGGACCCGGTCACCCTGGTGGAGCGGCTGAACGCCCTCGGGGGGGCCAACGGGGTCGGGATCGTGGACATGGTGGAAAACCGGCTGGTCGGGATGAAGTCGCGGGGCGTCTACGAGACCCCCGGGGGCACCATCCTGGTGGCTGCCCACCGCGAACTGGAACTTTTGACCTTGGACCGGAACACCCTGCACTTCAAGGACACCATCGCCGTCCGCTACGCCGAGCTGGTGTACGACGGCCTCTGGTTCACGCCGCTGCGGGAGGCGCTGGACGCCTTCGTGACCGAGACCCAGAAACCGGTCACCGGCCGCGTGCGGTTGAAACTCTACAAGGGGAACTGCGTCCCGGCCGGAGCCTGGTCCCCGTGTTCCCTGTACGACCAGGAGCTGTCCACCTTCGAGGAGGACGAGGTGTACGACCAGAAGGATGCCGCCGGGTTCATCAACCTGTTCGGGCTCCCGGTCCGGATACAGGCCCGGGTCCGCAGGCGCAACCGCTGA
- the argH gene encoding argininosuccinate lyase has product MSRLWGGRFRKETDPLVEEFHSSLSFDRRLYAYDIRGSIAHARMLGRVGIISAEEARTLEAGLYAVLDDFNAGRVAFSPEDEDIHSLVERLLIARVGEVGKKLHTARSRNDQVALDVRMYLKDEIDAVRELLAELQHTLLDLAERHIETLLPGYTHLQRAQPVTLAHHLLAYVEMFHRDAERLADCRRRTDVLPLGAGALAGTVFPIDREYTAAELGFAALAENSLDAVSDRDFAVEFCAAAALIMVHLSRFCEELVLWSTAEFGFAEMDDAFATGSSMMPQKKNPDMAELIRGKSGRVFGDLQALLAMLKGLPLAYNKDMQEDKEALFDAVDTVKKCLMVFTAMIGTVSFREQAMDRAVRGGFTNATDLADYLAGRGVPFREAHEIVGEIVLYALETGKTLEELTLEEYRRFSAAVGEDVYAAIRVEHCLAARKVHGGPAPETVRAAIARARKRLERV; this is encoded by the coding sequence ATGTCTAGATTGTGGGGCGGACGGTTCCGCAAGGAAACCGACCCGCTGGTGGAGGAGTTCCACTCGTCTCTATCCTTTGACCGGCGCCTGTACGCGTACGACATCCGGGGCAGCATTGCCCACGCGCGCATGCTCGGGCGGGTGGGGATCATCAGCGCCGAAGAGGCCCGGACCCTGGAGGCCGGCCTGTACGCCGTCCTCGATGATTTCAACGCCGGCCGGGTGGCTTTTTCCCCGGAGGACGAGGACATCCACAGCTTGGTGGAACGGCTGCTGATCGCCCGGGTCGGGGAGGTGGGCAAAAAACTGCACACCGCCCGCAGCCGCAACGACCAGGTGGCGCTGGACGTCCGGATGTATCTGAAGGACGAGATCGACGCCGTCCGGGAACTGCTGGCCGAACTCCAGCACACCCTCCTGGATCTGGCCGAGCGGCACATCGAGACGCTCCTGCCGGGTTACACCCATCTCCAACGGGCGCAGCCGGTGACCCTGGCCCACCACCTGCTGGCCTACGTGGAAATGTTCCACCGGGACGCGGAGCGGCTTGCCGACTGCCGCCGGCGGACCGACGTGCTGCCGCTGGGCGCCGGAGCCCTCGCCGGGACCGTTTTCCCGATCGACCGGGAATACACGGCCGCCGAACTCGGGTTCGCCGCCCTGGCGGAAAACAGCCTGGACGCCGTGTCGGACCGCGACTTCGCGGTCGAGTTCTGCGCCGCGGCCGCCCTGATCATGGTGCACCTCTCGCGGTTCTGCGAGGAATTGGTGCTGTGGTCCACCGCCGAATTCGGCTTCGCCGAGATGGACGACGCCTTCGCCACCGGGAGCAGTATGATGCCCCAGAAGAAAAACCCGGACATGGCCGAACTGATCCGGGGCAAGTCGGGCCGGGTGTTCGGCGACCTGCAGGCGCTCCTGGCCATGCTGAAGGGGTTGCCGCTCGCCTACAACAAGGACATGCAGGAGGACAAGGAGGCACTGTTCGACGCCGTGGACACGGTGAAGAAGTGTCTTATGGTGTTCACCGCAATGATCGGGACGGTCAGCTTCCGGGAGCAGGCCATGGACCGGGCGGTCCGGGGCGGTTTCACCAACGCCACCGACCTGGCAGACTACCTGGCCGGACGGGGGGTACCGTTCCGCGAGGCCCACGAGATCGTCGGAGAAATAGTCCTTTACGCCCTGGAGACCGGCAAGACCCTCGAAGAACTCACGCTGGAGGAGTACCGCCGTTTTTCCGCGGCGGTCGGGGAAGACGTGTACGCGGCCATCCGGGTCGAGCATTGCCTCGCCGCCCGTAAGGTGCACGGCGGCCCCGCCCCCGAAACGGTGCGCGCCGCCATCGCCCGCGCCCGCAAGCGCCTGGAGAGAGTCTAG
- a CDS encoding RNA polymerase sigma factor, which translates to MAETVVAPDEAGLVERAGHDPEAFLELYNRHVNGLYRFAFYRLGNREEAEDAVSQTFLQAMRYLDRYEQRGIPFRHWLYRIAAGVISRAADYRRREIPLTAGRFDTGTGDPEALPERLDLAALLRTLPATQQEVLVLRYVQDLSLREVAQITGRSEGAVKQLAWRGLRTLRERMGIGGPQG; encoded by the coding sequence ATGGCGGAGACGGTGGTGGCTCCGGATGAGGCCGGTCTGGTGGAGCGAGCCGGGCACGATCCGGAGGCGTTCCTGGAACTCTACAACCGGCACGTAAACGGGCTGTACCGGTTTGCGTTTTACCGGCTTGGAAACCGGGAGGAGGCTGAGGACGCGGTGTCCCAAACCTTTCTGCAGGCGATGCGCTACCTGGACCGGTACGAACAGCGGGGCATCCCGTTCCGCCACTGGTTGTACCGTATCGCGGCCGGCGTCATTTCTCGCGCCGCCGACTACCGGCGACGGGAGATACCGCTGACGGCGGGGCGTTTTGATACCGGCACCGGCGACCCGGAGGCGCTTCCGGAACGGCTGGATCTGGCGGCGCTGCTTCGCACACTGCCCGCGACGCAGCAGGAGGTGCTGGTGCTGCGTTACGTCCAGGATCTCAGCCTGCGGGAGGTGGCCCAGATCACGGGCCGGTCCGAGGGCGCCGTGAAGCAGTTGGCCTGGCGCGGCTTGCGTACTCTGCGGGAGAGGATGGGGATCGGTGGGCCACAGGGATAA
- a CDS encoding putative manganese-dependent inorganic diphosphatase — translation MKRKRVLVVGHRSPDSDSVCAAIGYAYFKNILDDTQVYVPCAAGSLNPETEYILERFGLEPPVQVASVAATVADMDLNRPISISPRDSILDAANLIKEKRIRSLPVVDEDGRLLGIVDTLHLAVFFAERLDIEGLSVSPVQLHLLISALQGKVLANTGRVTTLGGDVFVAASQKVSTLNRMKKGDIAILGDRTDIQKDLIKGGCAALIVTGDHAVSEEVLELARRHQVLVISSPYRTFATAQLVNLCRPVSYIMSSNVPVAGLHTTISEVKRQIVESDCRCAMVVDEDDRLIGIITRSDLLDPVQKQVILVDHNEISQAVADIEQADILEIIDHHRLGDISTIKPITVYNEPVGSTCTIVAMQLCLHQVEVPPEIAGALLSGILSDTLLLTLSTTTDKDHVMAHRLSEMAGLNLADYGKELLAVSVTAEGIPAQEIVTLDFKEYHLAGKKIGVNQIMVLDDSEIKSREAEIKGEMEKLCLAGGYDLLALLITNPLSGKGEEIWVEGAEQEIVGRAFGVKVEDGKCFVPRVLSRKKDFIPRIATALRER, via the coding sequence GTGAAACGCAAGCGGGTCTTAGTCGTCGGCCACCGCTCACCGGACAGCGACAGCGTCTGCGCGGCGATCGGTTACGCCTATTTCAAGAACATCCTGGACGACACTCAGGTTTACGTGCCCTGCGCGGCCGGGTCGTTGAACCCGGAGACGGAATACATTCTGGAGCGTTTCGGCCTGGAACCGCCGGTGCAGGTCGCAAGCGTCGCGGCCACAGTCGCCGACATGGACCTGAACCGGCCGATCTCCATCTCGCCCCGGGACTCCATCCTCGACGCCGCCAACCTCATCAAGGAGAAGCGCATCCGGAGCCTGCCGGTGGTGGACGAGGACGGCCGGTTGCTGGGGATCGTGGACACGCTGCACCTGGCGGTGTTCTTCGCGGAGCGGCTCGACATCGAGGGGCTTTCGGTCAGTCCGGTGCAACTGCACCTCCTGATTTCCGCCCTGCAGGGGAAGGTGCTGGCGAATACCGGCCGCGTGACCACGCTCGGGGGGGACGTGTTCGTGGCCGCCTCCCAGAAGGTCAGCACGCTGAACCGGATGAAGAAGGGTGACATCGCCATCCTGGGGGACCGGACGGACATCCAGAAGGACCTCATCAAGGGCGGGTGCGCCGCCCTGATCGTCACCGGGGACCATGCCGTGAGCGAGGAGGTCCTCGAGTTGGCCCGGCGCCACCAGGTGCTGGTGATCAGCTCCCCCTACCGCACCTTCGCCACGGCCCAGTTGGTGAACCTCTGCCGGCCGGTGTCTTACATCATGTCGTCCAACGTGCCGGTGGCCGGGTTACACACCACCATCAGCGAGGTCAAGCGGCAGATCGTGGAGTCGGACTGCCGCTGCGCCATGGTGGTGGACGAGGACGACCGGCTGATCGGGATCATCACCCGGAGCGACCTTTTAGACCCCGTTCAGAAGCAGGTGATCCTGGTGGACCACAACGAGATCTCCCAGGCCGTGGCCGACATCGAGCAGGCCGACATTCTGGAGATCATCGATCACCACCGCCTGGGGGACATCTCGACCATCAAGCCGATCACCGTCTACAACGAGCCGGTCGGGAGCACCTGCACCATCGTGGCCATGCAGCTTTGCCTGCACCAGGTGGAGGTCCCCCCCGAGATCGCGGGCGCGCTCCTCTCGGGCATCCTGTCGGACACCCTGCTCCTGACCCTTTCCACCACCACCGACAAGGACCACGTGATGGCGCACCGTCTAAGCGAGATGGCCGGGCTGAACCTGGCGGACTACGGCAAGGAACTCCTGGCGGTCAGCGTCACCGCCGAGGGCATCCCGGCCCAGGAAATCGTCACGCTGGACTTTAAGGAATACCACCTGGCGGGGAAGAAAATCGGGGTGAACCAGATTATGGTCCTGGACGACTCCGAGATCAAGTCCCGGGAGGCAGAGATCAAGGGCGAGATGGAGAAGCTCTGCCTGGCGGGGGGCTATGACCTCCTGGCGCTCCTGATCACCAACCCGCTTTCGGGCAAAGGCGAGGAGATCTGGGTCGAGGGCGCCGAGCAGGAAATTGTCGGCCGGGCCTTCGGGGTTAAGGTCGAAGACGGCAAATGCTTTGTGCCCCGGGTACTCTCCCGGAAGAAGGACTTCATCCCCCGGATCGCGACGGCCCTGCGGGAACGGTAG
- a CDS encoding AzlD domain-containing protein, producing the protein MEKLWIIVAMGAVTYLPRALPLAVLAQMKIPEGFIRWLRFVPVAVLAALLAPELLLHEGAFDLSLRNQFLLAAVPCFLVAVKTKNLFFTVGVGLAAAILLQAVMPG; encoded by the coding sequence ATGGAAAAGCTCTGGATAATCGTTGCCATGGGGGCGGTCACTTACCTGCCGCGGGCCCTGCCCCTGGCGGTGCTGGCCCAGATGAAAATCCCGGAAGGTTTCATCCGTTGGCTGCGGTTCGTTCCGGTGGCGGTGCTGGCCGCCCTGCTGGCCCCGGAACTGCTCCTGCATGAGGGGGCCTTCGACTTGAGCCTGCGAAACCAGTTCCTGCTGGCCGCCGTCCCCTGTTTCCTGGTGGCGGTGAAGACGAAGAACCTCTTTTTCACGGTCGGCGTCGGGCTGGCGGCCGCTATCTTGCTCCAGGCTGTAATGCCGGGCTGA
- a CDS encoding AzlC family ABC transporter permease, translating into MQPDATVGNAHPSAELAAGVTRAVPIMLGYVVLAIAFGILAREAGLTIPETIAMSVIVFAGASQFIAAGMFAAAMSPAAIIMTTFLVNLRHILMSAALAPYLRGLRFHSYALLGWGVTDETFALNSTEYSRQPRHHWFIYGTNFAAYASWITGTVIGAFFGSIVPGIEQLPLGFALPAMFICLLVMQLSDRLLLYAAVLAGGLSLLLGQLLEGNWNIILATVITATVASGWEKWKSSG; encoded by the coding sequence TTGCAGCCTGACGCCACCGTAGGGAACGCACACCCGTCCGCGGAGCTCGCCGCGGGCGTAACCCGGGCCGTACCGATCATGCTCGGCTACGTCGTCCTGGCCATAGCCTTCGGGATCCTGGCCCGGGAGGCCGGCCTGACCATTCCGGAGACCATCGCCATGTCCGTGATCGTGTTCGCCGGGGCCTCCCAGTTCATCGCCGCCGGGATGTTCGCCGCCGCCATGAGCCCGGCAGCCATCATCATGACCACTTTCCTGGTGAACCTGCGGCACATCCTGATGAGCGCCGCGCTCGCCCCCTACCTGCGGGGCCTGCGGTTTCACTCCTACGCTCTGCTCGGCTGGGGCGTCACCGACGAAACCTTCGCCTTGAACAGCACCGAGTACAGCCGGCAGCCCCGCCACCACTGGTTCATCTACGGCACCAATTTCGCCGCCTACGCCTCCTGGATCACCGGTACCGTGATCGGGGCGTTCTTTGGGAGCATCGTGCCGGGAATCGAACAACTGCCGCTGGGCTTCGCTCTGCCAGCCATGTTCATCTGCCTGCTGGTGATGCAGTTGAGTGACCGGCTGCTCCTGTACGCCGCCGTGCTGGCCGGCGGCCTCTCCCTGCTTCTGGGGCAGCTCCTGGAGGGCAACTGGAACATCATTCTGGCCACGGTCATTACGGCCACGGTTGCTTCGGGATGGGAAAAATGGAAAAGCTCTGGATAA
- the ilvE gene encoding branched-chain-amino-acid transaminase → MGLVIYVDGEFLPKEKAVVSVFDHGLLYGDGIFEGIRAYHNRVFKLKEHIDRLYDSAKVILLEIPMTREEMTEVVLETMRKNGLREGYIRLVVTRGVGDLGLDPKKCPRASVICIGASIQLYPEEFYERGLDIVTVPTRRNLAEAVNPRIKSLNYLNNVMAKIEASLAGTIEAVMLNAEGYVAEATGDNIFIVKNGVLITPPPYVGILEGITRNTVMELARARGIPVVETLFTRYDIYTADECFLTGTAAEVIPVVKVDARAIGDGQPGEMTRTLIADFRELTKTDGPLIFPD, encoded by the coding sequence ATGGGTCTGGTCATTTATGTCGACGGCGAATTCCTGCCCAAGGAAAAGGCCGTGGTCTCCGTATTCGATCACGGGTTGCTGTACGGGGACGGCATCTTCGAAGGCATCCGCGCCTACCACAACCGCGTGTTCAAGCTCAAGGAACACATCGACCGTCTCTACGATTCGGCGAAGGTGATCTTACTGGAGATCCCCATGACCCGGGAAGAGATGACTGAAGTGGTCCTGGAAACGATGCGCAAAAACGGCCTGCGGGAAGGCTACATCCGGCTGGTTGTAACCCGTGGGGTGGGGGACCTGGGGCTGGACCCGAAGAAGTGCCCCCGGGCGTCCGTGATCTGCATCGGGGCCTCCATCCAGCTTTATCCCGAGGAGTTTTACGAGCGGGGTCTGGACATCGTCACGGTGCCCACCCGGCGGAACCTGGCCGAGGCGGTCAACCCGCGGATCAAATCCCTCAACTACCTGAACAATGTTATGGCCAAGATCGAGGCGTCCCTGGCCGGAACGATCGAGGCCGTAATGCTCAATGCCGAAGGGTACGTCGCGGAGGCCACGGGGGACAATATCTTCATCGTCAAGAACGGGGTCCTGATCACGCCGCCGCCCTACGTTGGCATCCTGGAAGGGATCACCCGCAACACGGTTATGGAACTGGCCCGGGCCCGCGGGATCCCGGTGGTGGAGACGCTCTTCACCCGTTACGACATTTACACCGCCGACGAGTGCTTCCTGACTGGGACCGCGGCCGAGGTGATCCCGGTGGTCAAGGTGGACGCCCGCGCTATCGGCGACGGGCAGCCCGGGGAAATGACCCGGACGCTGATCGCGGACTTCCGCGAACTGACCAAGACCGACGGCCCCCTGATCTTCCCTGACTAA
- the ilvB gene encoding biosynthetic-type acetolactate synthase large subunit — protein sequence MRSEDMLTGGQILVECLKNEGVDVIFGYPGGAVLPIYDALYDSDILHVLTRHEQAAAHAADGYARATGRPGVCMATSGPGATNLVTGIATAAMDSVPMVAITGQVPTTLIGKDAFQEADITGITMPITKHNYLVRDVNDLPRIVKEAFYIATTGRPGPVLIDIPRDVSAGKTEYRDPGPIGLRGYMPRLAGEPAKVAAAAKLIAQARRPLIYAGGGVINSGAAEYLRKLAETIMAPVAVTLMGIGCFPGDHPLFLGMLGMHGARYTNYAVNECDLLLAIGVRFDDRVTGKVDSFASHAKVIHIDIDPAEFGKNVPVDISIAGDVRTVLVDLIKNLTCNPDPAWQEKIARWKKEYPLDYSREGLRPQAVIRELSDMLQGRQYRVTTEVGQNQMWAAQHFCITRPRSFISSGGLGTMGYGFPAAIGVQVACPDELVFDIAGDGSIQMNIQELTTAVNYELPVNVAILNNGYLGMVRQWQELFYNRRYSQTELTNPDFVKVAEAFGAEGLRVEKSAEIRPALEQAIASSKPVFLDFIVEREENVMPIVPPGEAISRMLG from the coding sequence ATGAGGAGTGAGGACATGCTTACCGGCGGACAAATTCTTGTTGAGTGCCTGAAGAACGAGGGGGTCGACGTCATCTTCGGCTATCCGGGGGGCGCCGTACTGCCGATTTACGACGCCCTGTACGATTCGGACATTCTCCACGTCCTGACCAGGCACGAACAGGCCGCGGCCCACGCCGCCGACGGCTACGCGCGCGCCACCGGGCGTCCGGGGGTGTGCATGGCCACGTCCGGCCCGGGGGCGACCAACCTGGTGACCGGGATCGCCACGGCGGCCATGGACTCGGTGCCGATGGTGGCCATCACCGGCCAGGTTCCGACCACCCTGATCGGAAAGGACGCCTTCCAGGAGGCGGATATCACCGGCATCACCATGCCGATCACCAAGCACAACTACCTGGTCCGGGACGTGAACGACCTGCCTCGGATCGTCAAGGAGGCTTTCTACATCGCCACCACCGGACGGCCGGGTCCGGTCCTGATCGACATCCCCCGGGACGTCTCCGCGGGGAAGACCGAGTACCGGGATCCCGGGCCGATCGGGCTGCGCGGCTACATGCCCCGCCTGGCGGGGGAGCCGGCTAAAGTCGCCGCCGCTGCCAAGTTGATCGCCCAGGCCCGGCGCCCCTTGATCTACGCCGGGGGCGGCGTGATCAACTCGGGTGCGGCTGAATACCTCCGGAAGCTGGCCGAGACCATCATGGCGCCGGTGGCGGTCACCCTGATGGGCATCGGCTGTTTCCCAGGCGACCACCCGCTGTTCCTGGGCATGCTCGGCATGCACGGGGCGCGGTACACCAACTACGCGGTGAACGAATGCGACCTCCTGCTGGCCATCGGCGTGCGCTTTGACGACCGGGTCACCGGCAAGGTCGATAGCTTCGCGTCCCACGCCAAGGTGATCCACATCGACATCGACCCGGCCGAGTTCGGCAAGAACGTCCCGGTGGACATCTCCATCGCCGGCGACGTACGCACCGTGCTGGTCGACCTGATCAAGAACCTGACCTGCAACCCCGACCCGGCCTGGCAGGAGAAGATCGCCCGCTGGAAAAAGGAGTACCCGCTGGACTACAGCCGCGAGGGATTGCGGCCGCAGGCGGTGATCCGGGAACTTTCGGACATGCTGCAGGGCCGGCAGTACCGGGTGACCACCGAGGTGGGCCAGAACCAGATGTGGGCCGCCCAGCACTTCTGCATCACCCGGCCGCGGAGCTTCATCTCCTCGGGTGGGCTGGGCACCATGGGCTACGGCTTCCCGGCGGCCATCGGCGTGCAGGTGGCCTGCCCCGACGAACTGGTGTTCGACATCGCCGGCGACGGCAGCATCCAGATGAACATCCAGGAGCTGACCACCGCCGTGAACTACGAACTGCCCGTGAATGTGGCCATCCTGAACAACGGCTACCTGGGGATGGTCCGGCAGTGGCAGGAACTCTTCTACAACCGGCGCTATTCCCAGACCGAACTCACGAACCCCGATTTCGTGAAGGTTGCCGAAGCCTTCGGCGCCGAGGGCCTCCGGGTGGAGAAAAGCGCGGAGATCCGGCCGGCGCTGGAACAGGCCATCGCCTCCAGCAAGCCGGTGTTTCTGGACTTCATCGTCGAGCGCGAAGAGAACGTCATGCCGATTGTCCCGCCCGGGGAGGCTATCAGCCGGATGCTCGGCTAG